The Hemiscyllium ocellatum isolate sHemOce1 chromosome 39, sHemOce1.pat.X.cur, whole genome shotgun sequence nucleotide sequence tttccagcaatatgTGTTTCTGTTTTCTCTGATTGCCTGTATCATTGAAATAGTACAAAAAAAGTCCACTTGTATTGTTATATCTATGCCAGTGCTAGGAATGAATTGGAGTTCACATCCTTTCCCATTGCAAATATTTAATTCGAACCCATTTGAGACAATATCACTGTCAACAACTGCTTGAATGTATTATACAGAATTTAAAatgtcttccttttttttcttcatgTGGCAATCCTTAATCTACAATCTGTGGTTACCCAGCCAGAGGAAATAATCTTACACTATTTATTCTTGTGACAGATGTTTAAAAGACATAGGGGAATCATGTTCATCATATACAGACTCGTTAGTGTTATAGAGCTTAAGTTAAGAGAGGCAGGTATATTTAGTTTTTATAATCTCATTGTGCTAGTCAGGACACAAGTTATAGATAGGGTCATTTTAGCTTGCTCAAATATTGAGTGGCATGCCAGAATCAGTGCAGAAGTGTCCTGTTTGTAGATGGCAGATTTCATAAAGAAGGTTCAATGTTCAAAACCAACAGCACATGTTGGAAGTCAATGCCTTAACCTTTGGCACTCTAAAACACAGCCAAGAAAACAACTGAAGTTGTCATGTTGAGGGCAAAACATTAAAACACACCACATTAGATTGCTTACTTTCAGAATCCACAGCCTGCATTTTGAAAGTAAttgatttaatttttcaaaaattctCTGATAAATTGATTAAAGAATAAGACTTTTGTTCACGGTGCAGGTGGTTTGTTTATGGTCTCAatttcagtgctgggtgtgtcAAAGTTAAAATTGACACAACTGATGAAATAAGACCACAAAGACTCACCACTCCAGGATTGATTCTGAAAATGCCGAGCTTGTCTAAGGGTAGGGATAGATCACAGAGGTTTTTAATGAGGTCGAGTAATACAGGGGGGTTGTTTTTAAGGCTTTGATAAAGCAGCATGAAGAAATCTTCAGAACTGATCGTTAATGCCCAGCCAAAGTCTCTTTGCACATGATTGGCGTTCAGGGGGTTTATGGATTTGCCCTGGTGGCCCTTTTGGGCCAGTGCTTCTTCTCTCAGAAGCAGGGTAATCTCATAGACATCTCTGCTCAGACTGATAACCAATGAGAAGAAATAGTAGTGGTTGCACCGCTTATTCCATTTCTCCTTGTCAATACCACCAAGTCCCACTGCTCCCATCCAGAGAACATTATCGCAAATGAAGTACACAGCCCGACTGAGAGAAATGATGGTAAGGCAAAATCGAAGAATTGGGTCTGAAAGGTGTATGTTTCTTCTGGCTGCCTGAACTGCATCCACTGTGTTGCCCAGTCGGAATACTGAAATAAAGCAGAGAGATTTAATACTGCAACAGCTTTTACCTGTTGACAACAGTTGAAACATAATTAAATTGTTCTGGATGAGGCACCAGCAATTTAGCTAGAAacaagttctctctctctctatggccAAACTTTCAAATGGTAAATCTCTTCTATCTTGGGGGAATCACCCCACTGATTCTGCACATCATGTAGTAACTGATATACAAGGCTGAGGTTGCTATGAATGCGAAGAGCAGGAAGAAAACAGACCATTCCCCTGCAACAGGAATCGGTTGTTGTCTAAAGGTGGTAGAttagttgtggttctgctcgccgagctggaagtttttgctgcaaacgtttcgttccctggctagggaacatcatcagtgctgttggagcctcgtgtgaagcgctgctttgatgtttcttccggtatttatagtggtttgttcttgccgcttccgggtgtcagtttcagctgcagtgatttgtatgtggggtccaggtcgacgtgtctgttgatggatgttcttgccgtttccggatgtcagtttcagctatagtggtttgtatatggtgtccaggtcaatgtgtctgttgatggagtttggggatgaatgccatgcttctaggaattctctggctgttctctgtctggcttgtcctatgatagtggtgttttcccagtcaaattcatgttgctggttgtctgagtgtatggctactagagatagctggtcatgtcgttttgtggctagctgatgttcatggatgcggattgttagctgtcttcctgtttgtcctatatagtgttttgtgcagtccttgcatggtattttgtaaactacgttagtttggctcatgctgggtattgggtcctttgttctagtgagttgttgtctgagcgtggatgttggcttgtgtgctgttatgagtcctaagggtcgcagtagtctggctgtcagttctgagacgctcctgacgtatggtagggtggctagtccttttggatgtggcatgtcctcgttcctcggtctatctcttaggcatctggtgataaagttgcgtgggtatccgtttttggcgaataccttgtatagatgttcctcttcctcttttcgcagttctggtgtactgcagtgtgttgtggcccttttgaatagtgtcctgatgcagcttcgtttgtgtgtgttggggtggttactttcatagtttaagacttggtctgtgtgtgttggtttcctgtgtacccttgtggtgaattctccgttgggtgttctctctactaacacgtctaggaatgggagttggctatccttttcctcttctcgtgtgaatcggattcctgtgagtgtgtcgTTGATGATTAGGTGtgtttttttctatatctgtgtttttgatgattacaaaggtgtcatcaacatatctgatccagagtttgggttggatttgtggtatggctgtatgttctagcagaggcagttatgcaaaggttatgagtcccgagattggtgatcccatgggtgttccgttgatttgttcgtatatctgattgttgaatgtaaagtgtgtggtgaggcacaggtccagtagtttaagtatgccgtccttgttgataggttcggcctcctgtgttctgttatgtatgtccagtaggttggctattgtttctctggctagggtttgtcaattgaagtgaacagtgccgtcacgtcgaatgataccatggtttcttctttgtctatgtgtgtattcctgatgacgtccaagaattcctgtgttgattgtatggagtgtttggatccgctgactaggtgtttcagtttttgttgtagttctttgttgtagaactacaacaaaaactaaaCACCTAGTcagtggatccaaacactccatacaatcaacacaggaattcttggacgtcatcaggaatacacacatagacaaagaagaaaccatggtatcattcgacgtgacggcactgttcacttcaattgacaaaccctagccagagaaacaatagccaacctactggacatacataacagaacacaggaggccgaacctatgtccagtaggttggctattgtttctctggctagggtttgtcaattgaagtgaacagtgccgtcacgtcgaatgataccatggtttcttctttgtctatgtgtgtattcctgatgacgtccaagaattcctgtgttgattgtatggagtgtttggatccactgACTAGGTGtttagtttttgttgtagttctacaacaaagaactacaacaaaaactgaaacacctagtcagcggatccaaacactccatacaatcaacacaggaattcttggacgtcatcaggaatacacacatagacaaagaagaaaccatggtatcattcgacgtgacggcactgttcacttcaattgacaaaccctagccagagaaacaatagccaacctactggacatacataacagaacacaggaggccgaacctatcaacaaggacggcatacttaaactactggacctgtgcctcaccacacactttacattcaacaatcagatatacgaacaaatcaacggaacacccatgggatcaccaatctcgggactcatagcagaggcagttatgcaaaggttagaacatacagccataccacaaatccaacccaaactctggatcagatatgttgatgacacctttgtaatcatcaaaaacacagatatagaaaaaaacaCACCTAATCATCAAcgacacactcacaggaatccgattcacacgagaagaggaaaaggatagccaactcccattcctagacgtgttagtag carries:
- the pex11a gene encoding peroxisomal membrane protein 11A, producing the protein MDSFVKFTSLSQGRERIFRTIQYACMLLNYLIHKNDSNKELVSKLKQLESNMSSGRKLFRLGNTVDAVQAARRNIHLSDPILRFCLTIISLSRAVYFICDNVLWMGAVGLGGIDKEKWNKRCNHYYFFSLVISLSRDVYEITLLLREEALAQKGHQGKSINPLNANHVQRDFGWALTISSEDFFMLLYQSLKNNPPVLLDLIKNLCDLSLPLDKLGIFRINPGVVSLCGLISSVVSILTLTHPALKLRP